The following proteins are co-located in the Paenibacillus sp. JNUCC32 genome:
- the purF gene encoding amidophosphoribosyltransferase, which translates to MSHELIPEGLWTGDYYNEGTGQSDIFDTLKEECGVFGVFGHPDAASLSYYGLHALQHRGEESAGICVADGENFNYHRGMGLVKEVFDKDKLESLQGSMSIGHVRYSTSGDSRLTNAQPLVFKYREGNLAIATNGNIVNEPKLRRELEMEGSIFQTTSDTEVIAHLIARSPKDFVEAAKDALQRLVGGFAFLLMTNDKLLVASDPNGLRPLTMGRLGDAYIFTSETCALEVIGAEAIRDVAPGELLILDRNGLREERYTEAGRKALCAMEYIYFSRPDSDLNGSNLHSARKRMGSKMALESFVDADVVTGVPDSSISAAIGYAEQTGIPYELGLIKNKYTGRTFIQPSQELREQGVKMKLSAVRRVVEGKRVVMIDDSIVRGTTSRRIVNLLREAGATEVHVRITSPPFKNPCFYGIDTPDRRELIASEKSVEEICREINADSLSFLSPEGLISAIGGYDEHSPKGGLCMACFDNEYPTQIDFNGEEKMGCSC; encoded by the coding sequence ATGTCTCATGAACTGATACCCGAAGGACTGTGGACAGGGGATTACTACAATGAGGGAACAGGTCAGAGCGATATTTTCGATACCTTAAAAGAAGAATGCGGCGTATTCGGGGTGTTTGGGCATCCCGATGCCGCCTCCCTTTCCTATTACGGGCTTCACGCCCTCCAGCACCGCGGCGAGGAGAGCGCGGGAATCTGCGTGGCCGACGGCGAGAATTTCAATTATCACCGCGGTATGGGGCTGGTAAAAGAAGTGTTTGATAAAGACAAGCTGGAATCGCTGCAGGGCAGCATGTCGATCGGGCATGTCCGGTATTCGACCAGCGGGGACAGCAGGCTGACGAATGCGCAGCCGCTCGTCTTTAAATACCGTGAGGGCAATCTGGCGATTGCCACGAACGGCAACATCGTGAACGAGCCGAAGCTTCGGCGCGAGCTGGAGATGGAAGGCTCCATTTTCCAGACGACCAGCGATACGGAGGTCATTGCGCATCTGATCGCGCGTTCGCCGAAGGATTTTGTCGAGGCTGCCAAGGATGCCTTGCAGCGCCTGGTGGGCGGCTTTGCGTTTCTGCTCATGACCAATGACAAGCTGCTCGTCGCCTCGGACCCGAACGGACTCCGTCCGCTCACGATGGGTCGTCTGGGCGATGCGTACATCTTCACCTCCGAGACCTGTGCGCTTGAAGTTATCGGAGCTGAGGCGATTCGCGACGTCGCTCCCGGGGAGCTGCTGATCCTCGATCGGAACGGGCTTCGGGAAGAGCGTTACACGGAAGCGGGACGCAAAGCGTTGTGCGCGATGGAATATATTTATTTTTCCCGTCCGGACAGCGATCTGAACGGCTCCAACCTGCATTCGGCCCGCAAACGGATGGGCAGCAAAATGGCCCTGGAATCGTTCGTGGATGCGGATGTGGTCACGGGCGTACCGGATTCCAGCATCTCGGCCGCCATCGGTTATGCCGAACAGACGGGCATTCCTTACGAGCTGGGATTGATCAAGAACAAATACACGGGCCGGACGTTCATTCAGCCGAGCCAGGAGCTGCGCGAGCAAGGCGTGAAGATGAAGCTGAGCGCGGTACGGCGCGTGGTCGAAGGCAAACGGGTGGTCATGATCGATGATTCCATCGTACGGGGAACCACGTCCCGCCGGATCGTCAATCTGCTTCGCGAAGCAGGCGCGACTGAAGTGCATGTGCGAATTACGTCGCCGCCGTTCAAGAACCCATGCTTCTACGGCATCGATACGCCGGACCGCAGGGAGCTGATCGCCTCCGAGAAAAGCGTCGAGGAAATCTGCCGTGAGATCAATGCGGATTCCCTGTCGTTCCTGAGTCCGGAGGGACTGATATCCGCCATTGGCGGTTATGATGAGCACAGCCCTAAAGGCGGCTTGTGCATGGCATGCTTTGATAATGAGTACCCGACGCAGATTGATTTCAACGGG
- the purL gene encoding phosphoribosylformylglycinamidine synthase subunit PurL, with translation MAQQTSVKEPTAEQIAEHQIYKQMGVSDSEYELICSFMGRKPNYTEIGVFSVMWSEHCAYKNSKPLLRRFPTSGPRVLMGPGEGAGIVDIGDNQAVVFKIESHNHPSAVEPYQGAATGVGGIIRDIFSMGARPVAILNSLRFGKLESDRVKYLFEHVVSGIAGYGNCIGIPTVGGEVVFDESYEGNPLVNAMCVGVIDHDKIQRGVAKGVGNPVFYVGPPTGRDGIHGATFASVELTEESEANRTAVQVGDPFMEKLVMESCLELIDSGIVLGIQDMGAAGLTCSSAEMASKAGNGLELYLDQVPQREEGMTPYEMMLSESQERMLFVVEPKHEAQAREIFERWGVICAKVGKVTDDGRLKLIHHGEVVGDMPVKALVDECPIYNKPSQEPAYYQEQAAVDTLRYEEVKDLGGALKKVLASPSLASKAWVYNQYDYMVRTSTAVRPGSDAAVVTVHGTRKALAMTTDCNGRYVYLDPELGGRIAVSEAARNIVCSGAEPLAITDNLNFGSPEKPEIFWQMEKAVDGMAEACRELETPVIGGNVSLYNENAKGAIYPTPVVGMVGLIHDTDHITTQAFKAEGDAIYVLGDTRAELGGSEFQAILHGVSEGRPPELNLDTEKKLLGGVLKAIQSGLVQSAHDVSEGGLAAALAESCISGGIGASVKWATDLRNDVALFSESQSRIVLSASPDHKNALEKLLQEAGVPFTALGVVGGNKLSININGASALEESVEALKSVWEDAIPCLMN, from the coding sequence ATGGCGCAGCAAACGTCCGTTAAGGAACCGACGGCAGAACAGATCGCAGAGCATCAGATTTACAAGCAAATGGGAGTTTCGGACAGCGAGTATGAGCTGATCTGTTCCTTCATGGGACGCAAGCCGAATTACACGGAAATCGGCGTATTCAGCGTCATGTGGTCCGAGCACTGCGCCTACAAAAACTCCAAGCCCCTGCTTCGCCGCTTCCCGACAAGCGGCCCGCGCGTCCTGATGGGTCCGGGCGAAGGCGCAGGGATCGTCGATATCGGCGACAACCAAGCGGTCGTATTCAAAATCGAAAGCCATAACCACCCTTCCGCTGTAGAGCCTTACCAAGGCGCAGCTACGGGCGTAGGCGGCATAATCCGCGATATTTTCTCCATGGGGGCAAGACCGGTAGCGATACTGAACTCGCTTCGTTTCGGCAAGCTGGAGAGCGATCGCGTTAAATATTTGTTCGAACACGTCGTATCCGGCATAGCCGGCTACGGAAACTGCATCGGAATCCCGACGGTAGGCGGCGAGGTGGTATTCGACGAGAGCTACGAAGGCAATCCGCTGGTCAATGCGATGTGCGTAGGCGTTATCGACCATGACAAGATTCAGCGCGGCGTTGCAAAAGGGGTAGGCAATCCGGTCTTCTATGTCGGGCCACCAACTGGCCGCGACGGCATCCATGGCGCGACCTTCGCTTCCGTAGAACTGACGGAGGAATCCGAAGCGAACCGTACGGCCGTTCAGGTCGGCGATCCGTTCATGGAGAAACTCGTGATGGAATCCTGCCTTGAGCTGATCGATTCCGGCATCGTGCTGGGCATTCAGGATATGGGCGCAGCCGGATTGACTTGCTCCAGTGCAGAAATGGCAAGTAAAGCAGGCAACGGTCTTGAGCTGTACCTGGATCAGGTGCCTCAGCGCGAAGAGGGCATGACGCCTTATGAAATGATGCTGTCGGAATCCCAGGAGCGCATGCTGTTCGTCGTTGAGCCGAAGCATGAAGCGCAAGCGCGCGAAATCTTCGAGCGCTGGGGCGTTATCTGCGCCAAAGTCGGCAAGGTAACGGACGATGGCCGCCTGAAGCTGATCCACCACGGCGAGGTGGTTGGCGACATGCCGGTTAAAGCACTGGTCGACGAGTGCCCGATCTATAACAAACCATCTCAAGAACCGGCTTATTATCAAGAGCAGGCTGCGGTGGATACGCTCCGTTATGAAGAAGTGAAGGACTTGGGCGGCGCCCTCAAGAAGGTGCTCGCTTCGCCAAGCCTTGCGAGCAAAGCATGGGTCTACAACCAATACGATTACATGGTTCGCACCAGCACGGCCGTTCGTCCGGGCTCGGATGCAGCCGTCGTAACGGTACATGGAACGCGTAAAGCCCTGGCGATGACAACGGACTGCAACGGTCGTTACGTCTACCTCGACCCTGAGCTCGGCGGCAGAATCGCGGTCAGCGAAGCGGCGCGCAATATCGTGTGCTCCGGTGCCGAACCGCTGGCAATTACGGATAACCTGAACTTCGGAAGCCCGGAGAAGCCGGAAATTTTCTGGCAGATGGAAAAAGCCGTGGACGGCATGGCGGAAGCTTGCCGTGAGCTTGAAACGCCGGTCATCGGCGGAAACGTCAGCCTCTACAACGAGAATGCCAAAGGCGCGATTTATCCGACGCCGGTTGTCGGCATGGTCGGCCTGATCCATGATACGGATCATATTACGACGCAAGCCTTCAAGGCGGAGGGCGATGCCATCTACGTTCTGGGCGATACCCGTGCCGAACTGGGGGGCAGCGAGTTCCAAGCGATCCTGCACGGAGTGTCGGAAGGAAGACCGCCGGAGCTGAACCTGGATACCGAGAAGAAATTGCTCGGCGGCGTACTGAAAGCCATCCAATCGGGTCTGGTCCAATCCGCGCATGACGTGTCGGAGGGCGGACTTGCAGCAGCGCTTGCGGAAAGCTGCATCAGCGGCGGCATCGGCGCGAGCGTGAAATGGGCAACCGATCTGCGCAACGACGTGGCGCTGTTCAGCGAGAGCCAATCCCGGATCGTGCTGTCCGCGTCTCCTGATCACAAGAATGCGCTGGAGAAGCTCCTGCAAGAAGCGGGCGTTCCTTTTACCGCGCTTGGCGTAGTCGGCGGAAACAAGCTTAGCATTAACATTAACGGTGCTTCTGCGCTGGAAGAATCCGTGGAGGCTTTGAAATCCGTCTGGGAGGATGCCATTCCATGTCTCATGAACTGA
- the purQ gene encoding phosphoribosylformylglycinamidine synthase subunit PurQ, with the protein MRFAVLVFPGSNCDIDCYKAVEETIGQPVDYVWHTATDLSPYDCILVPGGFSYGDYLRCGAISRFAPVMNEVAKAAEEGKYILGICNGFQILTEAGLLPGALRRNDSMKFRCHDTVLKVNNNTTPFTRDYAEGQEIVIPIAHGEGNYYCDEETLQKLRDNRQIVFTYQDNPNGSIEDIAGICNERGNVIGMMPHPERAVSSLLGSDDGKAMFTSILQAWRDTHGAANVR; encoded by the coding sequence ATGAGATTTGCAGTGCTGGTCTTTCCTGGCTCCAACTGTGACATTGACTGCTATAAGGCGGTAGAAGAGACGATCGGTCAGCCGGTGGATTATGTATGGCATACGGCAACGGACCTTTCCCCATACGATTGTATTTTGGTACCCGGCGGATTCTCCTATGGAGATTATCTGCGGTGTGGTGCGATTTCCCGGTTCGCCCCGGTCATGAACGAAGTGGCGAAAGCGGCGGAAGAGGGCAAGTATATTCTGGGCATTTGCAACGGATTTCAGATCTTGACGGAAGCCGGACTCCTTCCGGGAGCCCTGCGGCGCAACGATTCGATGAAATTCCGCTGCCATGACACGGTGCTTAAAGTGAACAATAATACAACGCCGTTTACCCGCGATTACGCGGAGGGACAAGAGATTGTCATTCCGATCGCGCATGGCGAGGGCAACTATTACTGTGATGAAGAAACGCTTCAAAAGCTCCGGGACAACCGGCAAATCGTATTTACGTATCAAGACAATCCGAACGGCTCGATCGAGGATATCGCGGGCATCTGCAACGAGCGCGGCAACGTGATCGGCATGATGCCGCATCCGGAGCGCGCGGTGAGCAGCCTGCTCGGCTCGGATGACGGTAAAGCAATGTTTACATCCATATTACAGGCATGGAGGGATACTCATGGCGCAGCAAACGTCCGTTAA
- the purS gene encoding phosphoribosylformylglycinamidine synthase subunit PurS, translating to MLKAKVYVTIKQSVLDPQGVAVQGALHSIGYKEVESLRIGKYMELELGTDNREEAELRVKEMCEKLLANTVVENYRYELEG from the coding sequence ATGTTGAAAGCAAAGGTCTACGTCACGATTAAGCAGAGCGTATTGGACCCTCAAGGGGTAGCGGTGCAGGGGGCGCTTCATTCGATTGGGTACAAGGAAGTGGAGAGCCTGCGGATCGGTAAATATATGGAGCTTGAGCTGGGTACGGACAACCGTGAGGAAGCCGAGCTGCGAGTGAAAGAAATGTGCGAGAAGCTTCTGGCCAATACGGTGGTAGAGAACTACCGTTATGAATTGGAGGGCTAA
- a CDS encoding phosphoribosylaminoimidazolesuccinocarboxamide synthase, with protein sequence MTLPALSTATHLVNVPLLYKGKVRELYDLGEHVLIVVTDRISAFDYVLEPPVPAKGTVLNKLSAFWFEQTEQLIRNHVVHTDVNLLGDAVKDKDLLDGRIMVCRRAERIDIECVVRGYITGGGWRQYQSSGEVNGIQLPEGLRKNEAFPEPIFTPAAKNDVGHDEDIPLSRMKELVGEELALQLQDKSLMLYKFARDYCRKQGIILADCKFEFGLIDGEIVLIDEIFTPDSSRFWDEKNYALDIEIDSMDKEPVRTYLASSDWDKNSEPDPLPQAVVEETTRRYSDIYSRITGVSL encoded by the coding sequence ATGACATTACCGGCATTATCGACCGCCACTCATCTGGTCAACGTACCGCTGCTGTACAAGGGCAAGGTTCGTGAATTGTACGACCTGGGCGAGCACGTACTCATCGTAGTAACCGACCGTATTTCCGCTTTTGACTATGTGCTGGAGCCGCCCGTGCCGGCTAAAGGAACCGTGCTGAACAAGCTGAGCGCCTTCTGGTTCGAACAAACGGAGCAGCTAATCCGCAATCATGTCGTGCATACCGACGTGAACCTGCTGGGCGATGCCGTCAAGGACAAGGACCTGCTGGACGGACGCATCATGGTGTGCCGGAGGGCCGAGCGCATCGATATCGAATGCGTCGTGCGCGGGTACATCACCGGCGGAGGCTGGAGGCAGTATCAGTCGTCGGGGGAGGTCAACGGCATTCAGCTGCCGGAGGGCCTGCGCAAGAACGAGGCCTTTCCGGAGCCGATCTTCACGCCGGCGGCCAAGAACGATGTCGGTCATGACGAGGACATCCCGCTTTCCCGCATGAAGGAGCTTGTCGGCGAGGAACTGGCATTGCAGCTGCAGGACAAAAGCCTGATGCTGTACAAGTTTGCCCGCGATTACTGCCGTAAGCAAGGCATTATTTTGGCCGATTGCAAGTTTGAGTTCGGATTGATCGACGGAGAGATCGTTCTGATCGACGAGATTTTCACGCCGGATTCCTCCCGTTTCTGGGATGAGAAGAATTATGCGCTCGACATTGAGATCGACAGTATGGATAAGGAGCCGGTACGCACGTATCTTGCTTCGTCCGATTGGGATAAGAACAGTGAGCCGGATCCGCTGCCGCAAGCCGTGGTGGAGGAGACGACCCGCCGCTACAGCGATATTTACAGCCGAATCACGGGTGTTAGCCTGTAA
- the purB gene encoding adenylosuccinate lyase, with the protein MIERYSRPEMRAIWTEENKFRAWLEVELCACEAWADLGVIPKEDTVKLRQNATFNIDRIYEIEQETRHDVIAFTRAVSESLGEERKWVHYGLTSTDVVDTAMGYLLKQANDILEQDILRFIGILKEKALAYKHTPMMGRTHGVHAEPTTFGLKMALWHEEMIRNLERFRHAADGVQYGKISGAVGTYANIDPSVEEFVCRKLGTKAAPISTQTLQRDRHAEYMATLALIATSLEKFATEVRALQKSEVREVEEAFAKGQKGSSAMPHKRNPIGSENISGLARVIRGHMVSAYENVSLWHERDISHSSVERIILPDATMLLNYMLNRFGNIVKNLTVFPENMKRNMARTYGVPFSGRILTKLIDKGFSREQAYDTVQPRAMQAWEEQRQFREIVESTPEITEVLSAEEIEDAFNPSWHLKHVDTIFAKLGLE; encoded by the coding sequence ATGATTGAACGTTACAGCAGACCGGAAATGCGGGCGATTTGGACCGAGGAGAACAAGTTCAGAGCATGGCTGGAAGTGGAATTGTGCGCATGCGAGGCATGGGCCGACCTTGGCGTCATTCCGAAGGAGGACACCGTTAAGCTTCGCCAGAATGCGACCTTCAATATAGATCGGATTTACGAAATCGAGCAGGAAACCCGCCATGATGTCATCGCTTTTACCCGTGCGGTGTCGGAAAGCCTTGGCGAGGAGCGCAAATGGGTCCACTACGGCTTGACTTCGACGGATGTGGTGGATACCGCGATGGGATATCTGCTCAAGCAAGCCAACGATATTCTGGAGCAGGACATCCTGCGCTTTATCGGTATTTTGAAAGAGAAAGCACTGGCTTACAAGCATACCCCGATGATGGGCAGAACGCATGGCGTGCATGCAGAGCCGACGACCTTCGGCTTGAAAATGGCGCTGTGGCATGAAGAAATGATCCGCAATCTGGAGCGTTTCCGCCATGCGGCTGACGGCGTGCAGTACGGCAAAATTTCGGGTGCTGTCGGCACGTATGCTAATATCGATCCTTCGGTCGAAGAATTCGTTTGCCGCAAACTCGGCACGAAGGCGGCGCCGATCTCGACCCAGACGCTGCAGCGTGACCGTCACGCGGAATACATGGCGACGCTTGCCCTTATCGCTACTTCGCTCGAGAAATTCGCTACCGAAGTACGCGCGCTCCAGAAGAGTGAGGTTCGCGAAGTAGAAGAGGCATTCGCCAAAGGACAAAAGGGTTCCTCCGCAATGCCGCATAAACGGAATCCGATCGGTTCGGAGAACATCTCGGGCCTTGCCCGCGTCATTCGCGGCCACATGGTTTCCGCTTACGAGAACGTGTCGCTCTGGCATGAGCGGGATATTTCCCACTCCTCGGTAGAACGTATCATCCTGCCGGACGCTACGATGCTGCTGAACTACATGCTGAACCGCTTCGGCAACATCGTGAAGAACCTGACGGTCTTCCCGGAGAACATGAAGCGCAACATGGCCCGCACATATGGCGTTCCTTTCTCCGGCCGGATCCTGACGAAGCTGATCGACAAGGGCTTCAGCCGCGAGCAAGCGTACGACACCGTTCAGCCACGCGCCATGCAGGCGTGGGAAGAGCAGCGTCAATTCCGCGAGATCGTGGAATCCACGCCTGAGATCACCGAGGTGCTCAGCGCCGAAGAGATCGAAGATGCCTTCAATCCAAGCTGGCATCTGAAGCATGTGGATACGATTTTTGCCAAGCTGGGACTGGAGTAA
- the purK gene encoding 5-(carboxyamino)imidazole ribonucleotide synthase: MMENGAQQMRASGRKLLPGSVIGVLGGGQLGRMIALDGIRMGYSFVTLDPTPNSPLGQMAEQVTARYDDVEAARQLAAKADVITYEFENVDAGVAQLLEEQSYVPQGSKLLYTTQHRLREKAAIEAAGVPVAPYREITSLEDLLSAASELGLPCVLKTATGGYDGKGQAVLRSEDELESAYKELAASGTELVLEKFVKFACEISVIAARTPSGIVKSFPPAENVHVNNILHLSIVPARVPSEVKRKACQLAERVAEGLGAVGLLAVEMFVTEEGELFVNELAPRPHNSGHYTMEACSTSQFEQHVRAICDLPLGDTTLLSPVVMVNLLGQHLEEAVRRFGEHDALAESLGVVPKLHLYGKSEAKANRKMGHINLLCGDVDDALEWVEKTNIWRQD, translated from the coding sequence ATGATGGAGAACGGAGCACAGCAGATGCGAGCATCCGGCAGAAAGCTTTTGCCGGGTTCCGTCATTGGCGTACTCGGCGGCGGGCAGCTCGGACGAATGATCGCGCTGGACGGAATCCGGATGGGATATTCGTTTGTCACCCTTGATCCGACGCCAAACTCTCCGCTCGGCCAGATGGCCGAGCAGGTTACGGCCCGTTACGACGACGTCGAGGCTGCCCGGCAGCTCGCGGCGAAGGCCGATGTCATTACCTACGAATTCGAAAATGTCGATGCGGGCGTGGCCCAGCTTCTGGAGGAGCAGTCTTATGTTCCTCAGGGAAGCAAGCTGCTGTACACTACGCAGCACCGCTTGCGCGAGAAGGCCGCGATCGAAGCGGCCGGCGTGCCGGTTGCACCGTATCGTGAAATAACAAGCTTGGAAGATTTGTTGTCCGCCGCCTCCGAACTTGGACTTCCATGCGTGCTAAAGACCGCCACGGGAGGTTATGATGGTAAAGGGCAAGCGGTTCTCCGCAGCGAAGATGAACTCGAATCGGCTTACAAGGAGCTGGCTGCCAGCGGGACTGAGCTGGTATTGGAGAAGTTCGTCAAGTTCGCATGCGAGATCTCCGTCATTGCGGCGCGTACGCCCAGCGGCATCGTGAAGAGCTTCCCGCCGGCAGAGAACGTGCACGTCAACAATATTTTGCACTTGTCGATTGTGCCTGCGCGCGTGCCGAGCGAAGTAAAGCGCAAAGCATGCCAGCTCGCGGAACGCGTGGCTGAAGGTTTGGGAGCTGTTGGCCTGCTGGCCGTCGAGATGTTTGTGACCGAGGAGGGGGAGTTGTTCGTGAATGAGCTTGCACCTCGTCCGCATAACTCGGGGCACTACACGATGGAGGCATGCTCAACCTCTCAATTCGAGCAGCATGTGAGAGCGATTTGCGATCTGCCGCTCGGGGATACGACGCTGCTGAGCCCGGTCGTCATGGTGAACCTCCTGGGGCAGCATCTGGAGGAAGCGGTACGGCGTTTTGGAGAGCACGACGCGCTTGCAGAGTCTCTCGGCGTTGTGCCCAAGCTTCATCTTTACGGCAAAAGCGAGGCGAAGGCTAACCGCAAGATGGGACATATCAACCTCTTGTGCGGGGACGTCGATGACGCGCTCGAATGGGTAGAGAAAACTAATATTTGGAGGCAGGATTAA
- the purE gene encoding 5-(carboxyamino)imidazole ribonucleotide mutase yields MTAQVGVIMGSQSDWDTMSHACQVLDELEIPYEKKVVSAHRTPDLMFRYAEEAEGRGLRVIIAGAGGAAHLPGMVASKTVLPVIGVPVKSKALKGLDSLLSIVQMPGGIPVATVAIGKAGATNAGLLAAQILGTSDAGIRERVQARRDRIRDEVLESSDNL; encoded by the coding sequence ATGACAGCACAAGTAGGAGTCATTATGGGAAGCCAATCAGATTGGGATACGATGTCCCATGCATGCCAGGTGCTAGACGAGCTTGAAATTCCTTATGAGAAAAAAGTCGTATCCGCTCACCGGACGCCGGACCTGATGTTCCGTTATGCCGAGGAAGCGGAGGGCCGGGGGCTTCGCGTCATTATCGCCGGAGCCGGCGGAGCTGCGCACCTGCCCGGGATGGTCGCTTCGAAAACGGTGCTGCCGGTCATCGGCGTTCCGGTTAAATCGAAAGCGTTGAAGGGTCTGGATTCATTGCTGTCGATCGTACAGATGCCAGGGGGCATTCCGGTGGCAACCGTAGCGATCGGCAAAGCCGGAGCCACGAACGCCGGGTTGCTCGCAGCCCAAATTCTGGGCACCTCGGATGCAGGGATTCGCGAAAGAGTGCAAGCGCGCCGGGACCGGATCCGGGACGAAGTGCTGGAAAGCAGCGATAACCTATGA
- a CDS encoding histidine phosphatase family protein, whose protein sequence is MAIYFVRHGQDEEGYRGGWSQRGLTDEGIRQAEKLGQYLNEHKHEFNIQRIICSDLQRSCQTAAIIADKLSLPLIGSEEWRETNNGLLAGMPHALAEEKFPGMYFSSLRMDEKYPGGESPLENFQRIKDTFTKLCQDQESADHHENVLVVTHGGVINIIYHLIKDTAWTNKNPFFPAANTGLHRIEYRDGRWELTIENATPHL, encoded by the coding sequence ATGGCTATCTATTTCGTAAGGCATGGTCAGGACGAAGAAGGATATCGCGGAGGATGGAGCCAGCGCGGGCTCACCGATGAAGGGATCAGGCAAGCGGAGAAGCTGGGGCAGTACTTGAATGAACACAAGCATGAATTTAATATCCAGCGGATCATTTGCAGCGATCTGCAAAGGTCTTGTCAGACAGCCGCAATCATTGCTGATAAACTTAGCCTGCCGCTGATCGGCTCCGAGGAATGGCGGGAGACCAACAACGGTCTGCTCGCTGGAATGCCCCACGCATTAGCGGAAGAGAAATTCCCCGGGATGTATTTTTCCAGCTTACGGATGGACGAGAAATACCCTGGAGGTGAGAGCCCGCTAGAAAATTTCCAGCGGATCAAGGATACCTTCACCAAACTATGCCAGGATCAGGAATCGGCGGATCATCATGAGAACGTACTGGTTGTCACACACGGGGGAGTGATCAACATCATTTATCATCTAATTAAAGATACGGCTTGGACCAATAAGAATCCGTTCTTCCCGGCGGCGAACACCGGGCTGCACCGAATCGAGTATCGCGACGGGCGTTGGGAGCTTACCATCGAGAATGCCACCCCTCACTTATAA
- a CDS encoding universal stress protein, whose amino-acid sequence MLFTKILLAYDGSKAANKALGRAVELAKVTPGATLDVIHAYDFPRFFVGEGLAPIPASLNKDVYDLAVQTTEEIRERIENSGVNGQVEMIQGPPAEVILEYADQNGSDLIVIGSRGLGGIREFVLGSVSHNVVQHATIPVLVVK is encoded by the coding sequence ATGCTTTTTACTAAAATTCTTCTAGCTTACGACGGCTCCAAAGCAGCGAATAAAGCGCTCGGACGTGCAGTGGAACTTGCCAAGGTAACGCCGGGAGCGACGCTGGATGTCATTCATGCTTACGATTTTCCTCGCTTCTTCGTTGGGGAAGGGCTTGCCCCGATTCCAGCTTCACTCAATAAAGATGTTTACGATCTGGCCGTGCAGACGACGGAGGAAATCCGCGAGCGGATCGAGAATTCGGGCGTTAACGGTCAAGTGGAGATGATCCAGGGTCCTCCGGCCGAGGTCATCCTGGAGTATGCGGATCAGAACGGCAGTGACCTGATTGTCATCGGCAGCCGCGGTCTTGGCGGCATCCGCGAGTTCGTGCTGGGCAGTGTCAGCCATAACGTGGTGCAGCATGCAACGATTCCGGTACTTGTCGTAAAATAA
- a CDS encoding DUF1294 domain-containing protein codes for MRPALIVWFIFINAVAYLVMSEDKRRARLGRDRVPERTLFLLAAIGGALGVWIAMYRKRHKTRHLSFKVGVPLLLVVNVALYTYFWG; via the coding sequence GTGAGACCTGCACTGATCGTTTGGTTTATTTTTATCAACGCGGTAGCCTATCTGGTCATGTCCGAGGATAAACGGCGTGCCCGGCTGGGGCGGGATCGCGTTCCGGAGAGGACGCTTTTTCTGTTGGCCGCCATAGGCGGGGCTTTGGGCGTATGGATCGCGATGTACCGCAAGCGTCATAAGACGAGGCATTTATCATTTAAAGTCGGAGTACCGCTGCTGCTAGTCGTAAACGTTGCATTGTATACGTATTTCTGGGGTTAG